TTCCAGGCGCTGCTGCGGACGCTGCGCACCATTGCGGACAGGCACGGCGTCGACATCGCCACCGTCGCCAGCGCGGCGATGCTTTCGAGGCCGAGCGTGGCCGGCGTCATCGTCGGCGCGCGAGACCGGTCGCACCTGGCCGCGAACCTTGCAATATCCAGCGTCGAGCTAACCGAACGGGACGAGGCCGAGATGGCCTCCGCGCTCGGGATGGCTCGGGAACTCGAAGGCGACGTCTACACGCTTGAGCGCGACCGCACGAGCCGGCACGGCTCGATCATGAAATACAACCTGAACAAGGGGGCCGCCTGAGGAGTCGGGGGCTCCGGTCACTGCGTGGCCGCGGTGACGGGAATTTACGTCTAGCCAGGCCGCACGAGCGGCGAACAAACAGGGGAATGCCATGAGGAACATTTTGCTGACGACCACCTTTCTCGCCGCGATCGGGGCCGCCGCCCCGGCTGCGGCGCAAGGCTGCGACATCACCGTCGGCCTGGTCATGGAACTGACCGGTCCGGCCGGGGCCTACGGGCAGGCGGGCGCGAAGTCCGTCGAAATGGCCTTTCGCGACTTCAATGAGGCTGGCGGTGTCGACGGCTGCAAACTGGTGATGGACACGCGTGACAGCCAGAGCCAGGGCAACGTCGCCGTCGACCAGGCGACCCAGCTCGTCAACATCAAGAAGGTGCCGGTGATCATCGGCGGCATCATCTCGTCGGTGTCGATCCCGATCCTGACGTCGGTGACCGCGCCGGCCGGCGTGGTCCAGGTCTCGCCCGCCTCCTCCTCGCCGACGCTGACGGCGCTCGGCCGCGACGGCAAGACCAACGGCGTCTTCTTCCGCACCATCACGTCGGATGCGCTGCAGGGCACGGCCGCCGCCAAATACGCTGTCGACCAGAACATGAAGAAGCTGGCCATCATCCACGTCAACAACGATTTTGGCGTCAACATGGCCCGCGAGTTCGCGGCAGCCTACGAGAAGCTCGGCGGCACCATCACCTCGACGACGCCCTACAACGAGAAGCAGGCGAGCTATTCCGCCGAGGCGAGCGCCGCCATGGCTGGCGAACCGGAAGCGCTCTACCTGATCAGCTATCCGGTCGACGGCGCCACCATTGCGCGCGCCTGGATCTCCGGCGGCGGCGCGGCAAAGTTCCTGCTCAACGACGGCATGAACGCCAGCGAGTTCATCGACGCGGTGGGAGCCCAGTACCTGAACGACGCCTATGGCACCTCGTCCGGTACCTCGAAGACGGCATCGACCGAGTATTTCTACGGCAACTACGAAGCCTTCTCGGGCGGGATCAAGCCGGATGCGCCGGCCGCCGACCGTTCGTATGACGCGGGCGCCATCGTGGCGCTTGCCATCGCCAAGGCAGGCAAGGGCGACGCTGCGGCCATCAAGGCGGCGATCCCGCAGGTCGTGGCGGCCGATGGCGAGCCGATCTATGCCGGCAAGGACGAGTTCGCGAAGGCGCTGAAGCTGATCAAGGAAAGC
This portion of the Mesorhizobium shangrilense genome encodes:
- a CDS encoding ABC transporter substrate-binding protein gives rise to the protein MRNILLTTTFLAAIGAAAPAAAQGCDITVGLVMELTGPAGAYGQAGAKSVEMAFRDFNEAGGVDGCKLVMDTRDSQSQGNVAVDQATQLVNIKKVPVIIGGIISSVSIPILTSVTAPAGVVQVSPASSSPTLTALGRDGKTNGVFFRTITSDALQGTAAAKYAVDQNMKKLAIIHVNNDFGVNMAREFAAAYEKLGGTITSTTPYNEKQASYSAEASAAMAGEPEALYLISYPVDGATIARAWISGGGAAKFLLNDGMNASEFIDAVGAQYLNDAYGTSSGTSKTASTEYFYGNYEAFSGGIKPDAPAADRSYDAGAIVALAIAKAGKGDAAAIKAAIPQVVAADGEPIYAGKDEFAKALKLIKESKPVRYEGVIGPVSFDQYGDITGPFRLWRVQEGKVTTVGEMSAADVEKIKTETSK